CGGCTGCTTGTGAGTATTTTGGCAGCTGCGGTGGCTGTTCCCTTCAGTCCATGAGCTATGAGGGGCAGCTGAAGCTGAAACAGAAGCTGGTTAAGGACAAGCTGACCCGAATCGGAGGGCTGGAAAATCCATTGGTTCGTGATACCATCGGAATGGACGTCCCAGAAAACTATCGGAACAAGGCCCAGTTTCCCGTAGGCATGCGCCAGCGCGGAACGCAATTGGGAAACATCTCAGGAAAACAGACAGGAAAGTATACAGAAAAACATGCGGGAAAACACGTAGGGAAAAACCTTGCAAAAGGCATGACTGGGGAAGCTGCGGTAGGGTTCTACCAGGCAAAGAGTCATCAGATCATCAATTGTGAAACCTGCATGATTCAATCGGCTCCTGCGGAAAAGATCGCGCAGGCACTGCGGGAATATATGAAATCCGATCATATTCCTGCTTATGACGAGAAAACCGGAAAAGGACTGATACGACACCTCATTGTAAAGACCGCCTTTGGAACCGGCGAGGTCATGGCGATTTTGGTGATCAACGGAAAAGGTATGCCCAACGGGGAGAAGCTGGTTCTCATGATGGATGATGCAATCAATGAGCTTCCACCGGACCCGCAGACCGGGATTGAGTACTCTCTGGAAAGCGTGGTTCTGAACATTAATAAAAAGAATACCTCAGAAATCATGGGGTCAGAATGTGTGACCCTTGCAGGTAAGCCGAACATCCTTGAAGAGGCCGGAGGCCTGAGTTTTGAAATTTCACCTATGTCCTTTTATCAGATCAACCCGGTACAGATGGTAAAGCTCTATGACAAAGCCCTTGAATATGCTGCGCTGACGGGAGCAGAGACGGTGCTGGATCTCTACTGCGGTGTGGGTACCATCGGACTGTACTGTGCATCCAAAGCCAAAAAGGTCATCGGAATCGAGTCGGTGAAAGCGGCTGTACTGGACGCAAATCGAAATGCTGTCATCAACGGCATCGTCAACGCGGAATATATCTGCGGCAAAGCAGAAGAGGAACTGCCGAGGCTTTTGAAGGAAGGCGTTCAAGCGGACGTAGTCATCCTTGACCCGCCCCGAGCAGGCTGTGATCCAGCTCTTTTGGATGCTGTGGCACAGGTCTGTCCGAAGCGCATCGTCTATGTGTCCTGCGATCCGGCGACTTTGGCCAGGGATGTAAAGATCCTTGGGGAACTGGGGTATGGGTTTGTTGAAGCCCAGCCAGTGGATATGTTTCCGCATACGGGGCATGTTGAGACGGTAATAAAGATGCGGAAATGTGGTTTGGGGGAAGAAAGGTAGCGTTTTGCCACAAGATGTTGTGGTTTTGAGGCAAAAAAAGAGCGAAAATCGAGCAAAAAAATGACCGTTTTTTATCCCGGAAAAAGGGCAAACCTGTAGATGCCAAAGAGAATTTCCGGGAAATGACTTAAAATAAGAGGTTTAATTCAGGCTGATAATATGATGCTGGAACTAAGCCTCTTTTTAGTATATTAATGGAAATATTTTGTCAGAACGTATATAATATAAGAAAAAGATGTAAGGGGTGAAGTTATGAACTCTGAAATTGTAATCTACCAGACCGAAGATGGTTTAACAAAAGTAGAAACTAACTTCGATAACGATACCGTCTGGCTCTCAATAGACCAAATGGCAAACTTATTTCAGCGTGTTAAGTCCACCATTTCTCGTCATATAAGAAATATCTTTGATGAAGGTGAGCTGATAAGAAATTCAGTTGTTGCAAAATATGCAACAACTGCGGCGGATGAAAAAACAAGTCCACTAAGCAAGGTGTTTATATGAAATCGTTTCGAAATTCAACAACAATTAAATATAGTTTGGAAATTGACGGAAAAACAAAAAAAGGAAAGATAAGGGCTTACATCCCACCGATGAACGAATTATCGAATTTTACGCGTGTGATTTTTTCTCAAACAGAACTTGAAGAATTGCTTTATTTGTTAAAGATGATAAAATTTTCAACTATGTTTCCAATTGAGAAAAATGAGTATGTCGACTATCAAGAAATGATGAGATGTGGTTTAATATCGAATAACAACCATACTTCTCCCCTAGATAATAGTGATGTGAAGACGCTATTTTATAATGCGGTTAAAAATAGTTTTTTAAAGGTAAATATGTCTGAACAAGGTTATTATTCATTTCGCGATATGGTTTTGGAAGAATTTGATGAATTCGATAATGAACTAGACGATATGTTTAAGAGAGAATATCGGAAAAGAGTCAGAAAACTGAGTTTGGACAAAAGACTCCGAATCCTTTTTACTCGAAAAAAGCTTGATAAATTGAAAGAAGAATTCAGAAAAGAAACATGGTTGATGCTTATTTCTTCCGCAAATTCCAATAGTAATGAAATTGCAGAAAAAGATTTTCCACAGAGGGCGGTAGCGTTATTAGAGAGTTTTGACCAAAAAAAATATGAAGAACTAATTCATGAAGTCACTAACGAACTAAATTTACAGTCCCCCAAGGTGTATAAAGAAGTCATTGAGTTTTTAAACGACGTTGATATTCAAAAAAACAGCGAAAATATCTTGGGATGGATAATTGATAATACTTGCTCCACTGAAACGGCATTTGAAAACATGAAAAGGGAGGCCGATTACATTACAAAGGAACTATTCTATAAATTCAGTATACATTTTTATCAAACGCACAGGAAAGCGATGAGTAGAGAAGAAAAAAGATTATTTCAGCTATGCTATTTTAGAAGAGAAGCTTTTCAATATCGTATTCCTGCATTGGATGATTTCATGCGCAGCTTTTGGAGTGGAAATATGCAACTTATTTTTTCTGGATTAATTATGAAAGACACCAATCCAGACTATGATAAAGATAATAAGATTTTAGAAGAAAAGTGGAAAGAGTTTTTAACTCTCTATCCACATGCTTTAAGCAATCAAAATCTGTTTAATCACCTCAAAGATGCAAAGAAAATAAAAGAAATGATAAACAGAAATTATTATGGCAAGGATCTGCAAATTCTTCATGCCTTTGTTGACGGGCATGAGATTGATACAATTATAGCCAAATTTGGATGTTCTAAAAAGTATTGTGTTGAGCTTATTGAAAGGTACAAAGAAGATGCAAAGGTTCAAAATGAAGCTCCTGCTATTATTGAATAAAGGCAAAACCCCTATCACTTTTGCCACAATTGTACTGTTATTTTTTTATGTGATGTCTTTGGTTTTTTGGATCGATAAGTTTGACTGGGAAACGGCCTCCTATATAACAGTCTTCTATGGTGTAATAGGTGTTTTCTTTTCGCTCTGGCAGGCAAATGCACAGAAGGCTGCGCAGAAAAAAGATATTGTTATATTGGAGCTTTCGCTTAGTGAAGAAATAGCGAATAACAGTATGCTTCAATATAGCATAGATGAAATTGATGGTAATTCTCCTGAAACACTGCATCAATTGCGGGAATGCATGCATCTTATAAATAAGATCTCACTTTTTACAAGGAAAGAATTAATAAATTTTGAAGAACTATATTTAATTTGTGGAAATGACTTAAAAGGAGTTGTATTAAGATGCATAAAAGTTATTGCAGATTTTGATTATGAAATTGAATTTATATCAAAAGATTACATATTAAGATACAGAGATGGCTTGATTGATCTATATAATAGAATAAGTAAAATTGATGATGACATTCTTTTGGTGCAAGACAAAGTAGACCATTTACTTAAATTAAACCCGAACCGGCTCACTGTTAAGTCGATCTAAAATTTATTACCTTGTAGGATTAAATCTGATATCAATTAAGCGTTTTGATCTAGCTATCTTAGTAAAACGGAAGCGTCTACATTATTTTTTAAAGCAGTGCAGAATAAAATGCATTGGGCAGCTCATGGAAAGACTGAAGCAGAAAAGATTTATATTCGGCAGATGCGGACAAGCCTTATATGGGGATGCTAAGCTTTAAAGGAGAAATTCCAACACAAGGGGACGCCCTGGTTGCTAAAAACTATTGTACTGAAGAAGAATTATCTGCTTTAAACAGTGTGGTTTCTGCTATTTAAAATTTACCGATTTGCAGGCCCGAAGAAGAATCCCTATGTGTATGGCGGATTGGATTGAAACGCTGGATGGATTTTTGAAATTGTCCAAGCATGAAATCCTGACCCATGCCGGAACAATCAGTGCTAAGACCGCTGAACTTAAGGCAAAGGATGAATAGAAGAAATATAAAGCTCTGCATTTGGCGGATGTTTCCAAAGCCGAAAAAGATTATATAAAGGCTTTGGAAGATATGGAAATGAAATTGCTGGGCGTGGGGAAAGTAAAATAAGATCGCATTAATGTGATTTTTGAAAAAGCAATTAAAAGGTATATACCATAAGAAATGGGGGCGATTTAATGCTAAATTGGCAATCGATAAATGAATTAGTGGACGGAGAGTATCTAGATAATGAATTAGGCATAATTCCACGTCACAACTATATCGTAGGGCTAAAAAACTATGTACTTGCGACATTAGAACAATTAATCGGAAATTTGAGTAGATCAAATATCAATGATGATATGATAAAGTTTTTGTGTGCGTCATTATATTCCGTTGCTCAAAAAGGTAATGAGCGTTATTTTGAAGTTTTAAGAGAGGTTCATGAAGTTACTGGTATAGAAGGAAATGTAGAAGATATAATCACAAAAGTTCAGGAGAATTATCAAAATAATACACTTACAGATCCTGAATCTATTGTTTTATCAGAAATAGCTTCAATGAATTATTATGAGTATTTAATGAAAAGTGATTATCAACGATGCGATTATGGTGCTATGCTTACTTTGTCCAGATTGGCATACCAAATTATACTGCAGGGCCTTGACAGATATATTGATTGCATTGAAATGTTTGTAGATACAGATGGACTATTGGCATCCTGGCAGTATGATTTTGCTGAAAAGAAAAATGAAAACATTTGGATTGAGTGGATACCACTTGATAAAGTTGATTTTTACTATTCAATTTATCATACTAACTGCGGTGGGTTATCCGAGAATTCTATGTGGGACTTGGCTTCCGCAGATTCAGTAGCTGAGCAATTTGAGAAGGATGATGGCAGAAAAACGGTTTCTTATAATATGCCTTTTAAACAATACTGCGGAGTAATTGAGCAAGAAATAAATGAGATTATACAACTCTCTGATATAAAAAATAAGCCAACAGAACATCTGATGTGGTATGACATGAAGAAATTTGTTATAGAAAACAAAGTGAAATTTGTTGAAGCCACATTTTCGTTTAACAAAATGCTTCAAGATCTATATTGGCCTCGAAATTTATCATCGCATGGAGAAAAAATTACAAAAGGGCAATATGAAAAGTTAAACTATTATAAAGATAGGCAGCTTTTCGAATTAATATCATGGACAAAATTAGAGCTTTTGGGTATAAAATTCGAACCAGTCTTGCCAGATAATCAATAGAATAACAAAATAAAATCACACAAACATATTATTTAGAAAGTAGGCAAAATAACTTTGGCAAAGCAAAAGATTTCAGAGCGGGAGAATAAAACAAAAATAGCTTATAATATAGTTGAATTTTGGCATACCATCGAGTTTTTAAACCAAGAATCTTTTCCTCAAGATACAAAAGAGAATAGAAGGAAAGTTGAATTAGCAATAAAAGAGCAACAAGGGGGAATAACAAAAGAAGAATGCAAGTTTTCTAAGATTGCATTGTTCTATAATCTGCCTTTATCCCTTGAAGTATCTGAACTTGTAAGGAACGACGATATTTTTTATGTGAAATATCCCAAATGCAGTAGTTCGCTACACTTGTGTATTGGAAAAATAAAGAGAGAGGTTCTGATTAGAAAGTTATATGAATCTTTAAAAATAAAAGATGACAGACCGGAAGATCAAAATGGTAAGATATGCCTTATTGGGTTAAAGGTTGACAAGGAGGGCTTTTATATTGAAAAAAGTCTTAGGATATCACCATTGGTATGGGGAATATACAATTGCATTATATCAGGAGGAAAGATAGATGGAATTGTAACAAGCAGAAATTATGAGAATGATATTAAAGAGTTTGAAGAGACGATAAGTAAAATAGAACCTTTACGGAGCACTCAAATTGAGGATTTATATAATTCTGTTGTAAATAAATATATGAATTCAATAGATGAAGATCTCATAGGAAGTGAATTAGAAGGCAGCTTTATTTATACAAGATATGACAGTGAGAAGACCTTTGAGAGAGAAGATGAAAAAGAGGAAGACATTAGTGAGCTTGTAAAAGGGTTTTACGTTGATGATTTGGAGATGGTAAAGCAAGTTCTTGAAAATAGCAAAGGGAATAGCAGTTCATTTTCACATATAGTGGACTATATAATAGGCGCTTACGAAGAAGACCAGGATCAAGGACCTATTTATAGGCCGAATCGTATTGATATCCGCAATAGTAAATTGCATATAGCGGAGTGGCTGTTTGCAGACAAATCACCTTCTGGGAAATGGCCATCAAAATTTAATCCGGCATTAATGCAGCAGGTTGCAATAAACATGGGGATTAGCGACACAAATCAAATTGGAAAAATATTTTCTGTGAATGGCCCTCCGGGCACTGGAAAAACAACACTGTTGAAAGAAATTATCGCATCTAATATTGTAGAACGTGCAAAAATTATGTGTGAATATGAAAACTCCGATGATGCATTTGAATCTCGT
This genomic window from Clostridiales bacterium contains:
- the rlmD gene encoding 23S rRNA (uracil(1939)-C(5))-methyltransferase RlmD, which encodes MIEQGKEYEITIEDMSHEGQGIGRIEGLAVFVDGAVVGDVVKAELTKLKKSYAFGRLTEILTPSEYRVSAACEYFGSCGGCSLQSMSYEGQLKLKQKLVKDKLTRIGGLENPLVRDTIGMDVPENYRNKAQFPVGMRQRGTQLGNISGKQTGKYTEKHAGKHVGKNLAKGMTGEAAVGFYQAKSHQIINCETCMIQSAPAEKIAQALREYMKSDHIPAYDEKTGKGLIRHLIVKTAFGTGEVMAILVINGKGMPNGEKLVLMMDDAINELPPDPQTGIEYSLESVVLNINKKNTSEIMGSECVTLAGKPNILEEAGGLSFEISPMSFYQINPVQMVKLYDKALEYAALTGAETVLDLYCGVGTIGLYCASKAKKVIGIESVKAAVLDANRNAVINGIVNAEYICGKAEEELPRLLKEGVQADVVILDPPRAGCDPALLDAVAQVCPKRIVYVSCDPATLARDVKILGELGYGFVEAQPVDMFPHTGHVETVIKMRKCGLGEER
- a CDS encoding virulence RhuM family protein, which encodes MGMLSFKGEIPTQGDALVAKNYCTEEELSALNSVVSAI
- a CDS encoding virulence RhuM family protein, whose product is MCMADWIETLDGFLKLSKHEILTHAGTISAKTAELKAKDE